A stretch of Aureispira sp. CCB-E DNA encodes these proteins:
- the dnaB gene encoding replicative DNA helicase, protein MDENKNFTKKFTKKKDAFSEHGKVQPQAINLEEAVLGALMLDKDAVALIIDILRPASFYREAHQHIYKAICVLFEKSHPIDLLTVTEELKKMGKLEMVGGPYQLVELTNRVASSANIEFHARIIAQKFIQRELIRSSTETIRAAYEDTVDVFDLLDSAEQNLFNITEQNLSRGSLGMSTLVNMAVKQLEEMSGKEEGLTGVPTGFVNLDKLTSGWQPSDLIIIAARPGMGKCLGKGTKVLKYDGQLEKVENIQVGDLLMGDDSTPRTVASIARGKEKMYWIYQNEGIPYRVNESHVLSLKSSATYDSYAKGEVLNISVKDWLGKSDSFKSNFKGYKVPVDFQAQTTSLPSYFIGLWLGLGTGTANHASYKTQNQKAVRYIRQFATQQNLSIETRQLRENISQSTVEHSQISSGYSLMNDLQQSNLIKNKHIPTEYLINSSNKRLDLLAGFIDSSGRYIAASDCYEIAITGLSIAEQLKFLCDSLGFRTSLVSTETSQTSSSSLATYTLSIRGNIANIPVRINNQAEVRAYQKDWRLTDIRVEEDIVDDYYGFTLDKNHLFLLEDMTVTHNTSFTMAVARNAAIEFNKGVAFFSLEMSSLQLVNRLISMETEIASEKLRKGQLEDYEWQQLHAQVDKLSNVPLYIDDTPGISIFELRAKCRRLKMQHDIQMVIIDYLQLMTGGGDNKGNREQEISMISRGLKGLAKELNVPVIALSQLSRAVETRGGSKRPQLSDLRESGAIEQDADIVSFIYRPEYYQILEDEEGNSLKGIGEIIVAKHRNGALDSVRLKWDGQYAKFSNLDDDAFTGLDDSSFFDQANNELSGETFSSKMNEANENNNGIDDVPF, encoded by the coding sequence ATGGACGAGAATAAAAATTTCACAAAAAAATTTACTAAAAAGAAAGATGCTTTCTCTGAGCACGGGAAGGTGCAACCTCAAGCTATTAACTTAGAAGAGGCGGTACTTGGTGCATTAATGCTTGATAAAGATGCCGTTGCTTTGATTATTGATATTTTACGTCCTGCTTCTTTTTATAGGGAAGCTCATCAGCATATTTATAAAGCTATCTGTGTACTCTTTGAAAAAAGCCATCCTATTGACTTGTTAACAGTGACAGAGGAGTTGAAGAAAATGGGGAAACTGGAAATGGTCGGAGGACCTTATCAATTAGTAGAATTGACCAATCGTGTCGCTTCGTCTGCTAACATTGAATTCCATGCCCGAATCATAGCTCAAAAATTTATTCAGAGAGAACTAATCAGAAGTTCTACCGAAACCATCCGAGCTGCTTATGAAGATACGGTAGATGTTTTTGACTTGCTCGATAGCGCAGAGCAAAATTTATTCAACATCACAGAACAGAACCTAAGCCGTGGCTCGTTGGGTATGAGTACATTGGTCAATATGGCTGTTAAACAGCTGGAGGAAATGAGTGGAAAAGAAGAGGGCTTAACAGGGGTTCCTACAGGTTTTGTCAATTTGGATAAATTGACATCGGGTTGGCAGCCTTCTGATTTAATTATTATTGCAGCTCGACCAGGTATGGGAAAGTGTTTGGGCAAAGGCACGAAAGTGCTCAAATATGATGGACAACTTGAAAAAGTCGAAAATATCCAAGTTGGAGATTTATTGATGGGAGATGATTCCACGCCTCGAACAGTTGCGTCTATTGCTCGTGGCAAAGAAAAAATGTACTGGATTTATCAAAATGAAGGCATTCCTTACAGAGTCAATGAAAGTCATGTCTTGTCACTAAAATCTAGTGCTACTTATGATTCTTATGCCAAAGGAGAGGTCTTAAATATTTCTGTTAAAGACTGGCTTGGCAAATCGGATTCTTTTAAATCTAATTTCAAAGGATATAAAGTTCCTGTTGATTTTCAAGCACAAACAACCTCATTGCCTTCTTATTTCATTGGGTTGTGGTTAGGTCTTGGTACAGGTACAGCTAATCATGCATCATATAAAACACAAAACCAAAAAGCGGTTCGTTATATTCGTCAATTTGCGACACAACAAAACTTGTCAATTGAAACCAGACAGTTAAGAGAAAATATTTCTCAGTCTACTGTTGAGCACTCTCAAATATCTAGTGGTTATAGTTTGATGAATGATTTACAGCAATCGAACTTAATTAAAAACAAACATATTCCGACAGAATATCTTATCAACTCCTCAAACAAGCGTTTGGATTTATTGGCAGGGTTCATTGATAGTAGTGGGCGTTATATCGCTGCATCCGATTGCTATGAAATTGCCATAACAGGGCTATCTATCGCTGAACAACTTAAGTTTTTATGTGATTCTCTAGGATTTAGAACCTCATTGGTAAGCACCGAAACATCCCAAACCTCATCATCTAGCCTTGCTACTTATACCCTTTCTATTCGTGGTAATATTGCCAATATTCCTGTAAGGATCAACAACCAAGCCGAAGTTCGTGCTTATCAAAAAGATTGGCGCTTAACGGATATTCGAGTTGAAGAAGACATAGTAGACGATTATTATGGTTTTACTCTAGATAAAAACCACCTGTTTTTATTAGAGGATATGACTGTGACACACAATACTTCTTTTACAATGGCTGTTGCTAGAAATGCTGCTATTGAGTTCAACAAAGGAGTTGCCTTTTTCTCTTTAGAGATGTCTTCATTGCAGTTGGTCAATCGTTTAATTTCTATGGAAACAGAAATTGCTTCTGAAAAATTACGTAAAGGACAATTGGAAGACTACGAATGGCAACAACTACATGCTCAAGTCGATAAACTAAGTAATGTTCCATTGTATATTGATGATACACCTGGTATTAGTATCTTTGAACTACGCGCTAAGTGCCGCCGTTTAAAAATGCAACACGACATTCAGATGGTTATTATTGACTACCTACAATTGATGACTGGTGGTGGCGATAATAAAGGCAATCGAGAACAAGAGATTTCGATGATTTCTCGTGGTTTAAAAGGATTGGCAAAAGAATTAAATGTTCCTGTTATTGCACTTTCTCAATTGTCTCGTGCCGTAGAAACTCGTGGAGGGTCTAAACGTCCTCAATTATCGGATTTGAGGGAGTCTGGAGCCATCGAGCAAGATGCAGATATTGTATCCTTTATTTATCGTCCAGAGTATTATCAAATTTTAGAAGATGAAGAAGGGAATTCGCTCAAAGGTATTGGAGAAATTATTGTCGCTAAACACCGTAACGGAGCGTTGGATTCTGTTCGCCTTAAGTGGGATGGGCAATATGCAAAATTCTCAAATTTAGATGATGATGCCTTTACTGGTTTGGATGATTCAAGTTTCTTTGATCAAGCTAACAACGAATTAAGCGGAGAAACTTTTTCGTCTAAGATGAATGAAGCTAATGAAAACAATAATGGGATTGATGATGTTCCATTCTAG